A genomic region of Dehalococcoidia bacterium contains the following coding sequences:
- a CDS encoding carbon-nitrogen family hydrolase encodes MKITITLGQMKVLRGRPEANVERVREWTREAAKRGSSLVLFPELWHSGYDLEHRERYAARVGEGIFAQTSELAREHKIAIGGSMIEEREGRFYNSFPLFDAEGRCLAVYSKTHLFSLMNEVQWLTPGERFVTADAPWGPTGLSICYDIRFPEVFRHYAFSGARIVLMVAEWPVRRIEHWKTLLLTRAVENQMFIAACNCLGEFKDEKFGGCSAIVDPWGRYVVESGDEEALLTADIDLDLVEKTRRQFPFLKDSRRDLY; translated from the coding sequence ATGAAGATTACTATTACCCTCGGCCAGATGAAAGTCCTGCGCGGCCGGCCCGAGGCTAACGTTGAACGCGTGCGTGAGTGGACGCGCGAAGCGGCAAAACGGGGCTCGTCGCTTGTGCTTTTCCCGGAGCTATGGCATTCCGGCTACGACCTGGAGCATCGGGAGCGATACGCGGCTCGCGTTGGCGAGGGTATTTTCGCTCAAACAAGCGAGCTGGCCCGCGAGCATAAGATCGCTATCGGCGGTTCGATGATCGAGGAGCGCGAAGGCAGGTTCTATAATTCATTCCCTCTCTTCGATGCGGAGGGCCGGTGCCTGGCCGTCTACAGCAAGACGCATCTCTTTTCCCTGATGAACGAGGTGCAGTGGCTCACGCCCGGCGAGCGCTTCGTCACGGCGGATGCGCCCTGGGGGCCAACCGGATTGAGCATCTGCTACGATATACGTTTCCCGGAGGTCTTCCGCCACTACGCCTTCTCCGGCGCGCGCATAGTGCTGATGGTCGCCGAGTGGCCGGTGCGCCGCATCGAGCACTGGAAGACGCTTCTTCTGACGCGGGCTGTAGAGAACCAGATGTTCATTGCGGCTTGCAACTGTCTCGGCGAGTTTAAAGATGAGAAGTTCGGCGGCTGCTCGGCGATAGTGGACCCGTGGGGTAGATATGTTGTCGAGTCCGGCGACGAGGAAGCGCTGCTCACCGCCGATATCGACCTCGACTTGGTCGAAAAAACCCGCCGGCAGTTTCCCTTCTTAAAGGACAGCCGAAGAGATTTGTATTAG
- a CDS encoding uroporphyrinogen decarboxylase family protein — translation MNFKERILTAMNHEEPDQVPVMGLIMDPSTVNQIKGKKPVDFAGLLKKPVLGQVVKGLMNANWFWSRMYGGNFAGALECAIQLGFDANWIIYAFMQLHRDAESSLGLVWHDVYGRVWELGTAEDGGLTVNYSRALCPTEEQWDRWVEENAPLCDRLVQNVADFHKKLTERYGDKILPIGYAAPGIFENSWQPIGFVNFTSLVYQKPEFVKKVIEYQTDLYIRCLEAVMECDVDIVLGGDDLGQKTGPMMRPEMIEKLLGESYRRVSELVHKRNKKLIWHSCGNIYKLLDMFIDWGFDGIITMEPTAGMELGRVREQVGHKLVLVGNLDVSYLLVRGTREEIEEAVKQALKDAARGGGYILSASHSHPYVDGDRLGWMVEAVHKYGRYPISV, via the coding sequence ATGAATTTTAAGGAGCGGATTTTAACCGCTATGAACCACGAGGAGCCGGATCAGGTGCCCGTTATGGGGCTGATCATGGATCCTTCCACCGTTAACCAAATAAAGGGTAAAAAGCCCGTCGACTTCGCCGGCCTGCTGAAGAAGCCCGTGCTGGGGCAGGTGGTCAAGGGACTCATGAACGCCAACTGGTTCTGGAGCCGGATGTACGGCGGCAACTTCGCCGGCGCCCTCGAGTGTGCTATTCAACTGGGTTTTGACGCCAACTGGATCATATATGCGTTCATGCAGCTTCACAGGGATGCCGAGAGTTCGCTGGGATTGGTTTGGCATGACGTCTACGGCCGCGTCTGGGAGCTGGGAACAGCCGAAGATGGCGGACTGACGGTAAACTACAGCCGCGCGCTGTGTCCGACCGAGGAGCAATGGGATAGGTGGGTCGAGGAGAACGCGCCGCTATGCGACAGGCTTGTGCAAAACGTGGCCGACTTTCATAAGAAGCTGACCGAGCGTTACGGCGACAAGATACTTCCTATCGGCTACGCCGCTCCGGGGATATTCGAGAACAGCTGGCAGCCAATCGGTTTCGTGAATTTCACTAGCCTTGTTTATCAGAAGCCTGAGTTTGTTAAGAAGGTTATCGAATATCAGACCGATCTGTATATCAGGTGTCTGGAAGCGGTAATGGAATGCGACGTCGATATAGTGCTCGGCGGCGATGACCTGGGACAGAAGACCGGCCCGATGATGCGTCCCGAAATGATAGAGAAGTTGTTGGGCGAGAGCTACAGGCGTGTCTCTGAACTGGTGCACAAGAGAAATAAGAAGCTAATCTGGCACTCATGCGGAAACATCTACAAGCTGCTGGACATGTTCATCGATTGGGGATTCGACGGTATCATAACGATGGAGCCGACGGCGGGCATGGAACTGGGAAGGGTGAGGGAGCAGGTGGGGCACAAGCTGGTTCTTGTCGGCAACCTGGACGTATCTTACCTGCTGGTGCGGGGGACACGGGAGGAGATCGAAGAAGCCGTGAAACAGGCGCTGAAGGATGCGGCCAGGGGCGGCGGATACATTTTATCGGCGAGCCACTCTCATCCCTATGTAGATGGCGACAGGCTCGGGTGGATGGTCGAGGCGGTGCACAAGTACGGAAGATATCCGATCTCCGTCTAA
- a CDS encoding carbonic anhydrase: MKSDVVSADEALKRLSEGNQRYVVGKFIRPHQTSVRRAELIEGQHPFAIVLGCSDSRIPVELVFDQGVGDIFVVRNAGNIADDVSLASIEYAAAHLHVSLVVVLGHGSCGAITATAAGGEMEGHLPAIASVIRPAVEKVKDQQGDLVNNAARANAVMVAEKLKSSKPVLSELVKSGKLTVSAAFYDIKSGKVEFI, from the coding sequence ATGAAATCCGACGTTGTTAGCGCTGACGAGGCTTTAAAGAGGCTGTCCGAGGGAAACCAGAGGTACGTCGTCGGCAAGTTCATAAGGCCCCATCAGACGTCCGTGCGCCGGGCGGAGTTGATTGAGGGGCAGCATCCGTTTGCTATAGTCCTGGGCTGCTCCGATTCGCGGATACCGGTCGAATTAGTTTTTGACCAGGGTGTCGGCGATATCTTTGTGGTCAGGAACGCGGGTAATATAGCCGATGACGTTTCGCTCGCCAGCATCGAGTATGCCGCCGCGCACCTGCACGTATCCCTGGTCGTCGTGCTGGGACATGGCAGCTGCGGGGCCATCACCGCCACAGCCGCGGGCGGGGAGATGGAGGGGCACCTGCCGGCCATCGCCTCGGTTATCCGCCCCGCTGTCGAGAAGGTAAAGGATCAGCAGGGAGACCTGGTGAACAATGCGGCCCGGGCTAACGCCGTCATGGTTGCCGAAAAGTTGAAGTCCAGCAAGCCGGTGCTCTCCGAGCTGGTGAAATCCGGCAAACTGACGGTATCCGCCGCCTTCTACGATATCAAAAGCGGCAAGGTGGAATTTATCTAA
- a CDS encoding GNAT family N-acetyltransferase, translated as MATRIRKMAKRDKASLMSILRDTPEFTPPEVVIAEELIDSYLDDPIGSGYRILVAEEASSVCGYICYGPTPLTQGTWDLYWAAVSRKMRGKGIGKALWEKAEDDIKDDGGRLAVIETSSKPNYEQTRRFHESRGYENVGRIADFYSPGDDMLIYVKRLK; from the coding sequence ATGGCAACTAGAATCAGGAAAATGGCGAAGCGGGATAAGGCCTCGCTCATGAGCATACTGCGCGACACCCCGGAGTTCACCCCACCCGAGGTTGTTATCGCAGAGGAGCTCATAGACAGCTATCTCGACGACCCTATAGGCTCCGGTTACAGGATACTTGTCGCTGAAGAAGCTTCCTCCGTCTGCGGCTACATATGCTACGGGCCGACGCCGCTGACGCAGGGAACATGGGACCTCTACTGGGCCGCCGTCTCTCGCAAGATGCGCGGCAAGGGTATCGGAAAAGCGCTGTGGGAGAAAGCCGAGGACGATATCAAGGATGACGGCGGCAGGCTGGCTGTCATCGAGACGTCTTCAAAACCCAACTACGAACAGACAAGGCGCTTCCATGAATCCAGGGGATACGAGAATGTGGGACGCATCGCTGATTTCTACTCGCCGGGCGATGACATGCTGATCTACGTTAAGCGTCTGAAGTAG